In the Phaseolus vulgaris cultivar G19833 chromosome 7, P. vulgaris v2.0, whole genome shotgun sequence genome, one interval contains:
- the LOC137829693 gene encoding adenylate isopentenyltransferase 3, chloroplastic produces the protein MTISMLMCRLRQPIINIPCSGKRLNVRQIEKEKVVVVMGATGAGKSRLSIDLAKCFPSEIINSDKIQVYQGLDIVTNKIPKEDQRGVHHHLLGTINPDTDFTPTDFIDTSSSAIETITRAQKLPIIVGGSNSYLEALIDDDDYNFRSRYDFICLWVDVAMPVLQSYVAERVDDMFRNGMVDELRPFYSPNGDYSRGIRRAIGVPEFDEYFRREEFVDEETKQRLLEDAIKEIKLNTWKLAMKQLRKIHRLRNVKRWEIHRLDATPVFRRRGEEANEAWKKVVAEPSAMVVARFLYDSKNNHNVVSGLRLLPPSENVMAAATC, from the coding sequence ATGACCATCTCAATGCTCATGTGCAGATTAAGACAACCCATAATAAACATTCCTTGCAGTGGGAAAAGACTGAATGTGAGACAAATTGAGAAAGAGAAAGTAGTGGTGGTAATGGGAGCCACAGGGGCAGGGAAGTCAAGGCTGTCGATTGACCTAGCCAAATGTTTTCCATCAGAAATCATAAACTCCGACAAAATTCAAGTCTACCAAGGTCTCGACATAGTCACAAACAAAATCCCAAAGGAGGACCAACGTGGGGTGCACCACCACTTACTAGGAACAATAAACCCCGACACAGACTTCACACCCACTGATTTCATTGACACGTCATCATCGGCCATTGAGACCATCACCAGAGCCCAGAAGCTTCCAATAATCGTTGGCGGCTCCAACTCGTATCTCGAGGCCTTGATCGACGACGACGATTACAACTTCCGGTCACGCTACGATTTTATCTGCCTCTGGGTTGACGTCGCAATGCCCGTGCTTCAGTCCTACGTGGCGGAACGGGTTGACGACATGTTCCGTAACGGAATGGTTGATGAGCTGAGACCCTTTTACAGTCCCAACGGGGATTACTCTAGAGGGATTAGAAGAGCCATTGGGGTTCCTGAATTTGACGAGTACTTTCGGAGGGAGGAGTTTGTTGACGAGGAAACGAAGCAGAGGTTGTTGGAAGATGCGATTAAGGAAATCAAATTGAACACGTGGAAACTTGCGATGAAACAGTTGAGGAAAATTCACAGGCTGAGGAACGTTAAGAGATGGGAGATTCATCGGTTGGACGCCACGCCCGTGTTTCGAAGGCGTGGGGAAGAAGCCAACGAGGCGTGGAAGAAGGTGGTGGCGGAACCTAGTGCTATGGTCGTTGCTCGCTTTCTCTATGACTCCAAAAATAACCACAACGTTGTTTCTGGACTTAGACTGTTGCCACCTTCAGAGAATGTTATGGCTGCGGCAACGTGCTAG
- the LOC137829694 gene encoding uncharacterized protein, producing the protein MIKFYFPPLLSNLLVMEEQSNEESPVQLTSCDTGGTTNDVSHSAEDHLIPNPKFFIAASSGRNESHWTCFPKPSHNYVEYLSESSTYLPNTSTDYMMGGSYLPVGNINDGDVVNGPDRNFFYNDPGKVCAFKPIGSSSNDLDIKKQVGFWRADEGEEVIKVETESSQNFLYAESHALWTADSLGEKHNALHDPMVMVGAPALLPKSGCSSSKEKARVTDRKRRQRIADNLKALHELLPNPAEGSQAYILDDIIDYVKYLQLQIKEQSGSRLQEESTAIPLVFHEGYGHYIDQQMLNEPLEEIMGKLLEEHSAAAGQLLESKGLFLLPMALVDDLSEAMQMFGESALV; encoded by the exons ATGATAAAATTCTATTTCCCCCCTCTTTTGTCTAACTTGCTAGTTATGGAAGAGCAAAGTAATGAAGAGAGCCCTGTGCAACTAACATCCTGTGACACTGGGGGAACAACCAATGATGTCTCTCATTCAGCTGAGGATCATCTCATTCCCAACCCAAAATTTTTCATTGCAGCATCATCTGGAAGAAATGAGAGCCACTGGACTTGCTTTCCAAAACCATCTCATAACTATGTTGAGTATCTTTCAGAATCCTCAACTTATCTGCCAAACACTTCCACTGATTACATGATGGGAGGTAGTTATCTACCGGTTGGCAACATCAATGATGGCGACGTGGTTAATGGACCAGACAGAAATTTCTTTTACAATGATCCAGGAAAAGTCTGTGCCTTTAAGCCTATTGGTTCTTCAAGTAATGACCTTGACATTAAGAAG CAGGTGGGGTTTTGGAGAGCTGATGAAGGAGAGGAAGTGATTAAAGTCGAAACTGAAAGTAGTCAAAATTTTCTTTATGCTGAG AGTCATGCTTTATGGACAGCAGATTCTCTTGGAGAGAAGCATAATGCTTTGCATGATCCAATGGTAATGGTTGGTGCACCTGCTTTACTTCCCAAATCAGGATGCAGCTCCTCAAAAGAGAAAGCACGTGTCACTGACCGT AAACGCAGGCAACGTATCGCTGATAACCTGAAAGCCTTACACGAATTGCTTCCAAATCCAGCAGAG gGAAGTCAAGCGTACATACTGGACGATATTATTGACTATGTCAAATATTTACAGCTTCAAATAAAG GAACAAAGTGGAAGTAGATTGCAAGAGGAATCAACTGCTATACCACTAGTTTTTCATGAG GGTTACGGTCATTATATTGACCAACAGATGCTGAATGAACCCCTCGAAGAGATAATGGGGAAACTACTTGAAGAACATTCTGCAGCAGCTGGTCAGCTACTGGAGAGTAAGGGTCTTTTCCTGCTGCCTATGGCTTTGGTTGATGATTTGAGTGAGGCTATGCAAATGTTTGGCGAGAGTGCCCTGGTCTGA